In Schlegelella aquatica, one DNA window encodes the following:
- the miaA gene encoding tRNA (adenosine(37)-N6)-dimethylallyltransferase MiaA produces MPSDPFFDAPNDRVPYVCLAGPTASGKTAAALAFATRVPVEIVSVDSALVYRGMDIGTAKPTLAERERVPHHLIDILDPTQSYSAAQFVADAKRLVDEIRARGRLPLLVGGTMLYYKALLEGIDELPAADVAVRAELDLWAAREGWPALHAELSRVDPDTAARLAPTDAQRIQRALEVYRITGRPLSSFHTRAREASGAVREATAAPLVSLEPSERAWLHDRIAARLHRMLEDGLVDEVRALRARGDLSLMLPSMRCVGYRQVWEMLDGAYDLDELPSRAIAATRQLAKRQLTWLRAMPERMVVACDREDALDHAVAALLRAARGWA; encoded by the coding sequence ATGCCGAGTGACCCCTTCTTCGACGCACCCAACGATCGCGTCCCGTACGTCTGCCTCGCAGGGCCGACGGCCTCGGGCAAGACCGCCGCGGCGCTTGCCTTTGCGACGCGGGTGCCGGTCGAGATCGTCAGCGTCGACTCCGCGCTCGTCTATCGCGGCATGGACATCGGCACCGCCAAGCCCACGCTCGCCGAGCGCGAGCGGGTGCCCCATCATCTGATCGACATCCTCGACCCCACCCAGTCGTACTCGGCGGCGCAGTTCGTGGCCGACGCCAAGCGGCTGGTCGATGAGATCCGCGCCCGCGGCCGGCTGCCCCTGCTGGTGGGTGGGACGATGCTGTACTACAAGGCGCTGCTCGAAGGCATCGACGAGCTGCCCGCGGCCGATGTCGCGGTGCGGGCGGAACTGGATCTCTGGGCCGCGCGCGAGGGCTGGCCCGCGCTGCATGCCGAACTGAGCCGGGTGGACCCGGACACCGCCGCGCGGCTCGCTCCCACCGACGCGCAGCGCATCCAGCGGGCGCTGGAGGTGTACCGGATCACCGGCCGTCCGCTTTCGAGCTTCCACACCCGCGCACGCGAAGCCTCCGGCGCCGTGCGCGAAGCCACGGCGGCTCCGCTGGTCTCCCTGGAGCCGAGCGAGCGGGCGTGGCTGCACGATCGCATCGCCGCACGCCTGCATCGGATGCTGGAGGACGGGCTGGTGGACGAGGTGCGCGCCCTGCGAGCGCGGGGGGACCTGAGCCTCATGCTGCCCTCGATGCGGTGCGTGGGATACCGGCAGGTCTGGGAGATGCTGGACGGCGCCTACGACCTCGACGAACTGCCGTCACGGGCCATCGCCGCCACGCGGCAATTGGCCAAGCGCCAGCTCACCTGGTTGCGCGCGATGCCCGAGCGCATGGTGGTGGCCTGCGACCGCGAGGACGCCCTCGACCACGCGGTGGCCGCCTTGCTGCGCGCCGCCCGAGGCTGGGCATGA